The following coding sequences are from one Hymenobacter sp. DG25A window:
- a CDS encoding peptidylprolyl isomerase: MAQISENKVVTITYDLSVTDENQEKVLVESAEADAPMVFLFGMSGLPDEFENQLSGKQPGDAFSFSLTPEQAYGDYDQQAVVDIPKNVFEIDGKIDEEMLQVGNFLPMADNQGHHMQGKIVDIGEENVKMDFNHPLAGMMMHFDGKVADVREASQEELEHGHVHGEGGHHH; the protein is encoded by the coding sequence ATGGCTCAAATCAGCGAAAACAAAGTCGTCACCATCACCTACGACTTGAGCGTGACCGATGAAAACCAAGAGAAAGTCCTCGTAGAATCGGCGGAGGCGGATGCTCCTATGGTGTTCCTATTCGGTATGAGCGGCCTGCCCGACGAGTTTGAAAACCAGCTCAGCGGCAAGCAGCCCGGCGACGCGTTCAGCTTCTCCCTCACCCCGGAGCAAGCCTACGGCGACTACGACCAGCAGGCCGTAGTGGACATCCCGAAAAACGTATTCGAAATCGACGGTAAGATTGACGAGGAGATGCTGCAGGTAGGCAACTTCCTGCCCATGGCCGACAACCAGGGCCACCACATGCAGGGCAAAATCGTGGACATCGGCGAAGAAAACGTAAAGATGGACTTCAACCACCCCCTGGCCGGCATGATGATGCACTTCGACGGCAAAGTAGCCGACGTGCGCGAAGCTTCGCAGGAAGAATTAGAACACGGCCACGTGCACGGCGAAGGTGGTCATCACCACTAA
- a CDS encoding AAA domain-containing protein → MTEQPTYTDPYALEKELRKVQALMQLEQKEDLEQFKIKSAQSTIAERQRRGLTWYPVKITKEDIGFGGKLVLELERPSGQGGLHLFQVGKNAALFGNVPGRSGSDRPTLSGVITAVKRNKILLATNKEDLPDWVDEGKLGVDLTFDEVSYREMEYALGKVMGAYDSRLAELRDILLGAKPARYKPETEAHLYYPSLLNESQLAAVRHVLAAQDVAIIHGPPGTGKTTTLVQAILETIRRERRVLVCAPSNTAVDLLTEKLAERGVNVIRMGNPSRVSDLLLQHTLDAQIMAHKSYPELKSMRQTAEQYREQAGKFKRHFGWEDREQRRLLKEQAHQMLQESDQLERYITEDLLEQVQVITCTLVGASNRAIRHLTYETVFIDEAAQALEPGCWIPITKANRVVLAGDHQQLPPTVKSEKAAQEGLRETLFEKCIKRQPHTARMLQVQYRMHEQIMAFSSEQFYHGKLIAAPSVAHADLPDYDLRFAPDTAVEFLDTAGFGFQELGLDESRSIANPEEADLLLKRLAQLLEPYDQADHTEDLLTIGVIAPYRAQINYLKDAVEENDELTGLMEHRMLSIGTVDSFQGQERDIIAISLTRSNPQGEIGFLSDVRRMNVGMTRARRKLLIVGDSSTLGSHPFYKAFLDYVEMIGAYRTAWELQ, encoded by the coding sequence TTGACTGAACAACCTACGTATACCGACCCCTACGCGCTGGAAAAAGAACTGCGCAAAGTGCAGGCCCTCATGCAGCTCGAGCAAAAGGAAGACCTGGAGCAATTCAAGATTAAAAGCGCCCAGTCTACCATTGCGGAGCGCCAGCGGCGCGGCCTCACCTGGTATCCTGTGAAAATTACCAAGGAAGACATTGGCTTTGGCGGCAAGCTGGTGCTGGAGTTGGAGCGCCCCTCCGGCCAGGGCGGCCTGCACCTTTTTCAGGTTGGCAAAAATGCCGCGCTTTTCGGCAACGTGCCCGGCCGCTCCGGCTCCGACCGCCCCACGCTCAGTGGCGTTATCACGGCCGTAAAGCGCAATAAAATACTACTGGCTACCAACAAGGAAGACCTCCCCGACTGGGTTGACGAAGGCAAGCTGGGCGTAGACCTCACCTTTGATGAGGTGAGCTACCGCGAAATGGAGTATGCCCTGGGCAAAGTGATGGGCGCCTATGACAGCCGCCTGGCCGAGCTGCGCGACATCCTGTTGGGGGCCAAACCCGCCCGCTACAAGCCGGAAACCGAAGCCCACCTCTACTATCCCAGCCTGTTGAATGAGTCCCAGCTGGCCGCCGTGCGCCACGTGCTGGCCGCCCAGGATGTAGCCATTATTCACGGCCCGCCCGGCACCGGCAAAACCACCACCCTGGTGCAGGCCATTCTGGAAACCATTCGGCGGGAGCGCCGGGTGCTGGTGTGCGCCCCCAGCAACACGGCCGTGGATCTGCTCACGGAAAAGCTGGCCGAGCGCGGCGTAAACGTCATTCGCATGGGCAACCCCTCGCGCGTGTCCGACCTGCTGCTGCAGCACACGCTCGATGCCCAGATTATGGCGCACAAGAGCTACCCGGAGCTAAAAAGCATGCGCCAGACGGCCGAGCAATACCGCGAGCAGGCCGGCAAATTCAAGCGCCACTTTGGCTGGGAAGACCGCGAGCAGCGCCGCCTGCTGAAAGAGCAGGCCCACCAGATGCTGCAGGAATCCGACCAGCTGGAGCGCTACATCACGGAGGATTTGTTGGAGCAGGTGCAGGTGATTACCTGCACGCTGGTGGGCGCCAGCAACCGCGCCATCCGTCACCTCACCTACGAAACCGTTTTTATTGATGAAGCCGCCCAGGCCCTGGAGCCCGGCTGCTGGATTCCCATTACCAAAGCCAACCGCGTAGTGCTGGCCGGCGACCACCAGCAGCTGCCGCCCACGGTAAAAAGCGAGAAAGCCGCCCAGGAGGGTCTGCGTGAAACCCTGTTCGAGAAGTGCATCAAGCGCCAGCCCCACACGGCCCGCATGCTGCAGGTGCAGTACCGCATGCACGAGCAGATTATGGCCTTCAGCTCGGAGCAATTCTACCACGGCAAGCTCATAGCCGCCCCCTCCGTGGCCCACGCCGACCTGCCCGACTACGACCTGCGCTTTGCCCCCGACACGGCCGTGGAGTTTCTGGATACGGCCGGCTTCGGCTTTCAGGAGCTGGGCTTGGATGAAAGCCGTTCCATTGCCAACCCCGAGGAAGCCGACCTGCTGCTCAAACGCCTGGCTCAGCTGCTGGAACCCTACGACCAGGCCGACCACACCGAGGACCTGCTCACCATTGGGGTAATTGCCCCCTACCGCGCCCAGATTAACTATCTGAAAGATGCGGTAGAGGAAAACGACGAGCTGACGGGCCTCATGGAGCACCGCATGCTCAGCATCGGCACCGTAGATTCCTTCCAGGGGCAGGAGCGCGACATTATTGCCATCAGCCTCACGCGCAGCAATCCGCAGGGCGAAATAGGCTTCCTCTCCGATGTGCGCCGCATGAACGTGGGCATGACCCGTGCCCGCCGCAAGCTGCTCATCGTAGGTGACTCCTCAACGCTGGGCTCCCACCCGTTCTACAAAGCCTTCCTGGATTATGTAGAAATGATAGGCGCCTACCGCACAGCCTGGGAGTTGCAATAG
- the mgrA gene encoding L-glyceraldehyde 3-phosphate reductase, whose product MPYQPSPGRYSSMIYRRCGRSGLKLPAVSLGLWHNFGDVDVLSNFRAILHRAFDSGVTHFDLANNYGPPPGSAETNFGRILKEDFRGYRDELIISTKAGYHMWEGPYGEWGSRKYLISSLEQSLRRMKLEYVDIFYHHRPDPETPLEETMCALDHVVRQGKALYVGISNYQTEEAAEAIRLLQEMGTPCLIHQPKYSMFERWVEGSLLDLLGEAGVGCIPFSPLAQGLLTNKYLHGIPDDSRVAKGVGFLTETQLTPERLAQVQQLNNLAQERGQSLAQMALSWILRDERVTSVLIGASKPDQLTDSLRCLDNLIFSSEELERIEGILVEKTP is encoded by the coding sequence ATGCCCTATCAACCCAGCCCCGGCCGCTATTCTTCCATGATTTACCGCCGCTGCGGCCGCAGTGGACTCAAGCTGCCCGCTGTATCCCTGGGGTTGTGGCACAACTTCGGCGACGTAGATGTGCTCAGTAATTTCCGCGCCATTCTGCACCGGGCCTTCGATAGCGGCGTCACGCACTTCGACCTGGCCAACAACTACGGTCCGCCGCCCGGCTCAGCCGAAACCAACTTCGGGCGCATCCTGAAAGAAGACTTCCGCGGCTACCGCGACGAGCTGATTATTTCGACCAAAGCGGGCTACCACATGTGGGAAGGGCCCTACGGCGAGTGGGGCTCCCGCAAATACCTTATTTCCAGCCTGGAGCAGAGCCTGCGCCGCATGAAGCTGGAGTACGTGGACATCTTCTACCACCACCGCCCCGACCCCGAAACGCCCCTGGAGGAAACCATGTGCGCCCTGGACCACGTGGTGCGCCAAGGCAAGGCGCTGTACGTGGGTATCTCGAACTATCAAACGGAAGAAGCCGCCGAGGCCATTCGGCTACTGCAGGAAATGGGCACGCCCTGTCTGATTCATCAGCCCAAATACTCCATGTTTGAGCGCTGGGTGGAAGGCAGCCTGCTGGATTTGCTGGGCGAAGCCGGCGTGGGCTGCATCCCTTTTTCCCCGCTGGCTCAGGGCCTGCTCACCAACAAATACCTGCACGGCATCCCCGACGATTCGCGGGTAGCCAAGGGCGTGGGCTTCCTCACCGAAACCCAGCTCACGCCGGAGCGCCTGGCGCAGGTGCAGCAGCTGAACAACCTGGCGCAGGAGCGTGGCCAAAGCCTGGCCCAAATGGCCCTATCCTGGATTTTGCGGGATGAGCGGGTCACCTCCGTCCTCATCGGCGCCAGCAAACCCGACCAACTCACCGATTCCCTGCGCTGCCTGGATAACCTGATATTCAGTTCAGAAGAGCTGGAACGTATAGAAGGAATTCTGGTGGAGAAAACGCCTTAA